A DNA window from Euleptes europaea isolate rEulEur1 chromosome 20, rEulEur1.hap1, whole genome shotgun sequence contains the following coding sequences:
- the ZFAND6 gene encoding AN1-type zinc finger protein 6, which produces MAQETNHSQVPMLCSTGCGFYGNPRTNGMCSVCYKEHLQRQNGSNGRISPSASSVNSLPESLPLQCTEGNVQEAPSTLDSTPVPPMQPSSASSPSSLLAESVASSKVESTGLVDKTVPEREGGQEPTPEDLAETISIDSTGEELSMDNSDLPDTARGSETECDYDASIENNIDGPDFPDESMRVRTKRHDMDLTLNTVASASDSAEPSSEEQDKSLDKPKQKKSRCFMCRKKVGLTGFECRCGNVFCGVHRYSDVHSCSYNYKADAAEKIRKENPVVVGEKIQKI; this is translated from the exons ATGGCTCAAGAAACCAACCATAGCCAAGTGCCTATGCTTTGTTCCACTGGATGTGGATTTTACGGCAACCCCCGTACAAACGGCATGTGTTCGGTATGCTACAAAGAACATCTTCAACGGCAGAACGGTAGTAATGGTAGAATTAGCCCCTCAG CCTCTTCTGTTAATAGTCTCCCTGAGTCTTTACCCCTTCAGTGCACTGAAGGCAATGTCCAGGAAGCCCCGTCAACACTAGACTCTACGCCCGTACCGCCTATGCAACCAAG CTCTGCGTCAAGCCCTTCCTCGCTCTTAGCAGAATCAGTAGCATCATCCAAAGTGGAAAGTACAGGCCTAGTGGACAAAACAGTTCCAGAAAGAGAAGGCGGGCAAG AACCAACACCAGAGGACCTTGCCGAGACAATTTCAATAGACAGTACCGGAGAGGAATTGTCGATGGATAACTCAGATTTACCTGATACTGCCAGGGGCTCAGAGACAGAGTGCGATTATGACGCGAGCATAGAAAATAATATAGATGGCCCCGATTTCCCGGACGAGAGCATGAGAGTGAGAACGAAGCGGCATGACATGGATTTAACACTAAACACAGTAG CTTCCGCCTCAGATAGTGCAGAGCCTTCCTCGGAAGAACAAGACAAGTCACTCGAcaaaccaaaacagaaaaaatCTCGCTGCTTCATGTGCCGGAAGAAGGTTGGTCTTACTG GGTTCGAATGCAGGTGCGGAAACGTGTTCTGCGGCGTACACCGCTACTCAGACGTCCACAGTTGCTCTTATAATTACAAAGCTGACGCGGCTGAGAAAATCAGAAAAGAGAATCCTGTAGTTGTCGGTGAAAAGATTCAGAAGATTTGA